From one Deltaproteobacteria bacterium genomic stretch:
- a CDS encoding ferredoxin family protein produces the protein MSEEKIYAFPNGCTPGNPVTFDPEICNGCNLCVDACQVDVLIPNPVKGKPPLVLFPEECWYAGCCEGICPRPGAIQIHLPLPQRVRWKRKDTGEHFRVSR, from the coding sequence ATGAGTGAGGAAAAAATCTATGCGTTTCCAAACGGCTGTACGCCCGGGAACCCGGTTACATTCGATCCGGAAATATGCAACGGGTGCAACCTGTGTGTCGACGCCTGCCAGGTGGATGTGTTGATTCCAAATCCCGTGAAGGGAAAACCACCGCTGGTCCTTTTTCCTGAAGAGTGCTGGTACGCAGGGTGTTGCGAAGGGATATGCCCGAGGCCGGGAGCAATCCAGATTCACTTGCCCCTACCCCAGAGAGTCCGCTGGAAACGGAAAGACACGGGGGAGCATTTCCGCGTCTCCCGGTGA